A genomic stretch from Leptospira licerasiae serovar Varillal str. VAR 010 includes:
- a CDS encoding type 1 glutamine amidotransferase domain-containing protein, which yields MKTVLIPIPQIDFDPTEVSVPWKVLKENGYKIVFATPSGASGEADFRMVTGKGLGILSPVLKAKSDDVLLYRELEKSNEFLNPKKYESVKLDSFDVLLLPGGHAKGMRIYLESESLQNLVGNTFAEGKPVAAICHGVLLAARSKNPKTKKSSLYGLKTTGLLKSQELLAWNLTRAWLGDYYRTYPTPLQDEVISFLEYNTDFQEGPMPIARDSFSNIKPGFSVLDKSYLSARWPGDAHKFALELPEFFG from the coding sequence ATGAAGACTGTTCTAATACCTATCCCACAAATCGATTTCGATCCCACAGAAGTTTCCGTCCCATGGAAGGTTTTGAAAGAAAACGGATATAAGATCGTCTTTGCCACACCAAGCGGCGCCTCCGGAGAAGCGGATTTCAGAATGGTTACCGGAAAAGGTTTAGGCATTCTATCTCCCGTGTTAAAGGCGAAGAGCGACGATGTTCTTCTTTATAGAGAATTAGAAAAATCGAATGAGTTTTTGAATCCAAAAAAATACGAGTCTGTCAAATTAGATTCTTTCGATGTATTACTTCTTCCTGGAGGACATGCTAAAGGAATGAGAATATATCTAGAATCCGAGTCTTTGCAGAATTTGGTGGGAAACACCTTCGCAGAAGGAAAGCCTGTGGCCGCGATCTGCCATGGAGTTTTGCTTGCTGCAAGATCTAAAAATCCTAAAACGAAAAAGTCCAGCTTATACGGACTGAAAACGACGGGGCTTTTGAAGTCCCAGGAACTTCTGGCTTGGAATCTGACTCGGGCCTGGCTTGGTGATTATTATAGGACTTATCCTACACCGTTGCAGGACGAGGTGATTTCTTTTTTGGAATACAACACTGATTTCCAGGAAGGACCCATGCCGATTGCGAGGGATAGTTTTTCTAATATTAAACCGGGGTTCAGTGTTTTAGATAAGTCTTATCTTTCCGCAAGATGGCCCGGAGATGCGCATAAGTTTGCTCTTGAGCTTCCCGAATTCTTCGGATAG